A single window of Actinoallomurus bryophytorum DNA harbors:
- a CDS encoding TetR/AcrR family transcriptional regulator, producing the protein MPVSSRRHHRSDQQGAPRTQEERRAETQGRLLDATVECLAELGWAGTSTTEVARRAGVSRGAQQHHYPTKMLLVAAALEHLLEGQRLAYEQAFNGLPDSERNVEGALDLVWVTFREAPSLALMELAMAARTDPTLRELSIGVNERVVEVILETFHRLFPVSLDEQAADTLIRNLFATLIGLTLQNSLDDDEHGHQAAVLAQLKSFARLLIPAD; encoded by the coding sequence GTGCCAGTAAGCAGCCGCCGTCATCACAGAAGTGACCAGCAGGGCGCTCCCCGTACCCAGGAGGAGCGTCGCGCCGAGACTCAGGGGCGTCTGCTCGACGCGACCGTGGAGTGCCTCGCCGAGCTGGGCTGGGCGGGTACCTCCACCACCGAGGTCGCCCGTCGCGCCGGGGTCTCTCGTGGCGCGCAGCAGCACCACTACCCCACCAAGATGCTGCTCGTCGCCGCCGCGCTCGAACACCTGCTGGAGGGGCAGCGCCTCGCCTACGAGCAGGCCTTCAACGGTCTTCCCGACAGTGAGCGCAACGTCGAGGGGGCGCTCGATCTGGTCTGGGTCACCTTCCGCGAGGCGCCGTCGCTGGCCCTCATGGAACTCGCCATGGCCGCGCGTACCGACCCCACTCTGCGTGAGCTCAGCATCGGCGTCAACGAGCGGGTCGTCGAGGTGATCCTCGAGACGTTCCATCGCCTGTTCCCGGTGTCCCTGGACGAGCAGGCAGCCGACACGCTGATCCGCAACCTGTTCGCCACCCTCATCGGGCTGACACTGCAGAACTCCCTCGACGATGACGAACACGGCCACCAGGCGGCCGTACTGGCCCAACTCAAGAGCTTCGCCCGTCTGCTCATCCCGGCTGACTAA
- a CDS encoding AurF N-oxygenase family protein, which yields MSNPTSTTLDEEVREKVQDRKAYVGVIERLSKASVDKHWEAYADIPWEDPDFHLDKNDPRWILPPIDSFGATQWYREQPEHIQAQIGLWRVATTMKIGLQFENLLKRGLLSYAYKLPNGSPEFRYVLHETTEECHHAMMFQEFVNRTEMPIKGMPRSLDLIAQVAPHIPRISTELFFVFVLGGEDPIDYFQRQTIKSDHPLHPLQEKIMRIHIAEEARHISFARHYLKHRVPRIDPVRRKVLGIVSPLILGLMARIMLAPPGAMVRYFGIPKDVIREAYRDESWGTELKNCVAKVRDLAAEIGMMDPVSKQVWRAVGLWDEPATRRGRKAARS from the coding sequence ATGTCGAACCCCACGAGCACGACGCTGGACGAGGAAGTCCGCGAAAAGGTCCAGGACCGCAAGGCCTACGTCGGCGTCATCGAACGCCTCAGCAAGGCCTCCGTGGACAAACACTGGGAGGCGTACGCCGACATCCCGTGGGAGGACCCCGACTTCCATCTGGACAAGAACGACCCCCGCTGGATCCTGCCGCCGATCGACAGCTTCGGCGCCACCCAGTGGTACCGCGAGCAGCCCGAGCACATCCAGGCCCAGATCGGCCTGTGGCGCGTCGCCACCACGATGAAGATCGGCCTGCAGTTCGAGAACCTCCTCAAGCGCGGCCTGCTCAGTTACGCGTACAAGCTGCCGAACGGCTCACCGGAGTTCCGGTACGTCCTGCACGAGACGACCGAGGAATGCCATCACGCGATGATGTTCCAGGAGTTCGTCAACCGTACGGAGATGCCGATCAAGGGCATGCCGCGGAGCCTCGACCTGATCGCGCAGGTCGCCCCGCACATCCCGCGGATCTCGACCGAGCTGTTCTTCGTCTTCGTCCTCGGCGGCGAGGACCCGATCGACTACTTCCAGCGGCAGACCATCAAGAGCGACCACCCGCTCCACCCGCTGCAGGAAAAGATCATGCGCATCCACATCGCCGAGGAGGCGCGGCACATCTCGTTCGCCCGGCACTACCTCAAGCACCGGGTGCCGCGCATCGACCCGGTACGCCGCAAGGTCCTCGGCATCGTCTCACCGCTGATCCTCGGCCTGATGGCGCGCATCATGCTCGCTCCTCCCGGCGCGATGGTCCGCTACTTCGGCATCCCCAAGGACGTGATCCGCGAGGCGTACCGCGACGAGTCCTGGGGCACCGAGCTGAAGAACTGCGTCGCCAAGGTCCGTGACCTCGCCGCCGAGATCGGCATGATGGACCCGGTAAGCAAGCAGGTCTGGCGTGCCGTCGGACTGTGGGACGAGCCGGCCACCCGCCGTGGCAGGAAGGCGGCCCGCTCGTGA
- a CDS encoding SDR family NAD(P)-dependent oxidoreductase has product MNVALITGGASGIGRAIATALVLRGDTVTVADLDKRGADEVAGRLSGHGTAEAAELDVTDPDAVSALYRDVRERHGRLDLVFNNAGIAVGGRTDELTLDHWNRTLDVNLRGVIHGVHAAYPIMVAQGHGHILNTASLAGLVPAPMMLPYTTTKHAVVGLSLGLRAEAAAAGVRVSAICPGFVDTPLLDNANPDLPPTEAATNAREAALRIQRRLYTAEALARDVLRGIDKNQALIVAPASARAAWRGVRLSPEGAVRVARRGLSRLRP; this is encoded by the coding sequence GTGAACGTCGCCCTCATCACGGGCGGTGCGTCCGGCATCGGCCGCGCCATCGCCACCGCCCTCGTCCTGCGCGGCGACACCGTGACGGTCGCCGACCTCGACAAGCGTGGCGCCGACGAGGTCGCCGGCCGACTGTCCGGGCACGGTACGGCCGAGGCCGCCGAGCTCGACGTGACCGACCCCGACGCGGTCTCCGCGCTGTACCGCGACGTACGCGAACGGCACGGCCGCCTCGACCTGGTCTTCAACAACGCCGGCATCGCGGTCGGCGGCAGGACGGACGAGCTCACCCTCGACCACTGGAACAGGACGCTCGACGTCAACCTTCGCGGCGTGATCCACGGCGTGCACGCCGCGTACCCGATCATGGTGGCGCAGGGCCACGGGCACATCCTCAACACCGCCTCGCTGGCCGGGCTGGTGCCCGCGCCGATGATGCTGCCCTACACGACCACCAAGCACGCGGTCGTCGGGCTCAGCCTGGGCCTGCGTGCCGAGGCGGCCGCCGCCGGCGTACGAGTGAGTGCGATCTGTCCCGGTTTCGTGGACACTCCCCTGCTGGACAACGCCAACCCGGACCTGCCGCCGACCGAGGCCGCCACCAACGCGCGCGAAGCCGCGCTGCGCATCCAGCGCAGGCTCTACACGGCCGAGGCGCTCGCCCGCGACGTACTCCGCGGTATCGACAAGAACCAGGCCCTGATCGTCGCCCCGGCCTCCGCCCGCGCGGCGTGGCGGGGAGTACGCCTGTCACCGGAGGGAGCGGTACGCGTCGCCCGCCGCGGTCTCAGTCGCCTGCGTCCCTAG
- a CDS encoding pyridoxal phosphate-dependent aminotransferase, whose product MQVSQSDKLANVLYDIRGPVLKRAMQMEAEGHQILKLHIGNPAPFGFDAPDEILQDVIRNLPVAHGYSDSKGILPARRAVVQHYEQQGFAGVDVEDVYLGNGVSELIVMAMQALLNNGDQVLIPAPDYPLWTAAVSLGGGTPVHYLCDESNGWMPDLADIEAKITSDTKAIVIINPNNPTGAVYSRELLEGVAEIARREGLLILADEIYDRILYDDAEHVSIAPLVPDLPSLTFSGLSKAYRVCGFRSGWMVVSGPKEHAESYIEGLDMLANMRLCPNVPGQHAIQAALGGYQTINDLVLPGGRLREQRDRACRLLNEIPGVSCVKPSGALYVFPRLDPVIYPIEDDQSFVLDLLESQRILVVQGSGFNWPAPDHLRIVTLQHADEIEEAIGRLGEFLATRRA is encoded by the coding sequence ATGCAGGTCAGCCAGTCGGACAAGCTCGCCAACGTTCTCTACGACATCCGTGGCCCGGTACTCAAACGAGCCATGCAGATGGAGGCCGAGGGTCACCAGATCCTCAAGCTGCACATCGGGAACCCCGCCCCGTTCGGCTTCGACGCTCCGGATGAGATCCTGCAGGACGTCATCCGCAACCTGCCCGTCGCCCATGGTTACAGCGACTCCAAGGGGATCCTGCCCGCGCGGCGTGCGGTCGTTCAGCACTACGAGCAGCAGGGGTTCGCCGGAGTAGACGTCGAGGACGTCTACCTCGGAAACGGTGTGTCCGAGCTGATCGTGATGGCCATGCAGGCGCTGCTCAACAACGGCGACCAGGTGCTGATCCCCGCCCCGGACTACCCGCTGTGGACGGCCGCGGTCTCCCTCGGCGGCGGCACCCCCGTCCACTATCTCTGCGACGAGTCCAACGGCTGGATGCCCGACCTCGCCGACATCGAGGCGAAGATCACCTCGGACACCAAGGCCATCGTGATCATCAACCCGAACAACCCGACCGGCGCGGTCTACTCTCGCGAGCTGCTCGAGGGTGTGGCCGAAATCGCCCGGCGGGAGGGGCTGCTGATCCTCGCCGACGAGATCTACGACCGCATCCTGTACGACGACGCGGAACACGTCTCGATCGCCCCGCTCGTCCCCGACCTGCCGTCCCTGACCTTCTCGGGCCTGTCGAAGGCGTACCGGGTCTGCGGTTTCCGCTCCGGCTGGATGGTGGTCTCCGGCCCGAAAGAACACGCCGAGTCCTACATCGAGGGCCTCGACATGCTGGCCAACATGCGGCTCTGTCCGAACGTACCTGGCCAGCACGCGATCCAGGCCGCACTCGGCGGCTACCAGACGATCAACGACCTGGTACTCCCAGGTGGCCGCCTACGCGAACAACGCGACCGCGCATGCCGCCTCCTCAACGAAATCCCGGGCGTGAGCTGCGTCAAGCCATCCGGCGCGCTGTACGTCTTCCCGCGCCTGGACCCGGTGATCTATCCGATCGAGGACGACCAGAGCTTCGTACTCGACCTCCTGGAGAGCCAGCGGATCCTGGTCGTACAGGGCAGCGGCTTCAACTGGCCCGCCCCCGACCACCTAAGGATCGTGACTCTGCAACACGCGGACGAGATCGAGGAGGCCATCGGCCGCCTGGGCGAGTTCCTGGCCACCCGCCGAGCCTGA